A region of Micromonospora chokoriensis DNA encodes the following proteins:
- a CDS encoding ADP-ribosylglycohydrolase family protein — MSLLLDTSVGCLVGAAVGDALGGATETALPEQIRARFGGWVEGIVPPYHADWATARPLAPYHKGDGHLTDDTLMTHALVRAYAAKRDHLDAYDVVELLVPDLIERVVYIPDLERDGVTFHRLAAAERWLVTRLHHAHADPREAGVGNIVNCGAAMYMAPVGIVNAGDPAGAYAEAVEIAGAHQHSYGREAAAVFAASVAAAATPGAGVEDVVAAALDLARDGTRAAIDAVVKEARGHSDWKQAIPALRAAVAPYDTVGEEYRSPGLGARRPSRLHAIEELPVALGMLVVADGDFRAAVLGSVNYGRDADSTATMAAAIAGALGGADAVPAEWSEVVATASKTDLVEPARVLAAVAGEVFERDQARFARRADRFAALAQESTR; from the coding sequence ATGTCACTCTTGCTCGACACATCGGTCGGTTGCCTGGTCGGCGCCGCTGTCGGAGACGCCCTGGGTGGGGCCACCGAGACGGCGCTGCCGGAGCAGATCCGCGCGCGCTTCGGCGGCTGGGTCGAGGGCATCGTGCCCCCGTACCACGCCGACTGGGCCACCGCGCGACCGCTCGCGCCGTACCACAAGGGCGACGGGCACCTCACCGACGACACGTTGATGACCCACGCCCTGGTCCGCGCGTACGCGGCCAAACGGGACCACCTCGACGCGTACGACGTGGTGGAGCTGTTGGTTCCCGACCTGATCGAGCGGGTGGTGTACATCCCCGACCTGGAGCGCGACGGGGTGACCTTCCACCGGCTCGCCGCTGCCGAGCGGTGGCTGGTCACCCGTCTGCACCACGCCCACGCCGATCCGCGGGAGGCCGGGGTCGGCAACATCGTGAACTGTGGCGCGGCCATGTACATGGCGCCGGTCGGCATCGTCAACGCGGGCGACCCGGCCGGGGCGTACGCCGAGGCGGTGGAGATCGCCGGTGCGCACCAGCACAGCTACGGGCGGGAGGCCGCCGCCGTCTTCGCGGCTTCGGTCGCGGCGGCGGCGACCCCCGGCGCGGGCGTCGAGGACGTCGTCGCCGCAGCCCTGGACCTGGCCCGCGACGGCACCCGCGCGGCCATCGACGCGGTGGTCAAGGAGGCCCGCGGCCACAGCGACTGGAAGCAGGCCATTCCGGCGCTGCGGGCCGCGGTCGCCCCCTACGACACGGTGGGGGAGGAGTACCGCAGTCCCGGGCTGGGCGCGCGGCGGCCCAGCCGTCTGCACGCCATCGAGGAGCTGCCGGTGGCCCTCGGCATGCTCGTGGTGGCCGACGGTGACTTCCGGGCGGCGGTGCTCGGGTCGGTCAACTACGGCCGGGACGCCGACTCGACAGCCACCATGGCCGCCGCCATCGCCGGGGCGCTGGGCGGCGCGGACGCGGTGCCGGCGGAGTGGTCCGAGGTGGTCGCCACCGCGTCGAAGACCGACCTGGTGGAGCCCGCCCGGGTCCTCGCGGCGGTGGCCGGCGAGGTCTTCGAGCGCGACCAGGCCCGGTTCGCCCGGCGGGCCGACCGCTTCGCCGCGCTGGCGCAGGAGTCGACCCGGTGA
- a CDS encoding ADP-ribosylglycohydrolase family protein encodes MRITWVQPEDLLPHELAASRDEGRDVAALAARWTAAGGDLTPPVSGASPTPAAPDLRALAVELLDAADALPTVDAADEPDDLATLQAGWPAGWSLPTEVAYDRLHGGWLGRAAGCLLGKPVEKIPREGIREILVATDRWPLRDWFTAKGLPADVAARWPWNRRSAPTSLAENIDGMPEDDDLNYPLLALRVLETRGRSFTSADVAQAWLDWLPGGRVFTAERVAYRNLLLGYAPPRSARRHNPFREWIGAQIRTDVYGWVNPGRPDRAAELALRDAAVSHVRGGVHGAIWAAALSAAAPVAATIDEVLDAAEAVLPPGSRFAATVREARALGAGTDDWEAVVDELYARHGHLHWVHVRNNAALVAAALAYGRGELERSITAVVSGGWDTDSTGATVGAVTGALTGASGLPERWVVPLRNRLASSIGGFDGIGFDELARRTLALAEQGATEGSAA; translated from the coding sequence GTGAGGATCACCTGGGTGCAGCCGGAGGACCTGCTGCCGCACGAGTTGGCGGCCAGCCGGGACGAGGGACGCGACGTCGCCGCGCTCGCCGCGCGCTGGACGGCGGCCGGCGGGGACCTCACCCCGCCGGTCAGCGGGGCGTCGCCGACCCCGGCGGCGCCGGACCTGCGGGCGCTCGCGGTGGAGCTGCTGGACGCCGCCGACGCGCTGCCCACCGTCGACGCCGCCGACGAGCCGGACGACCTGGCCACGCTGCAAGCCGGCTGGCCGGCCGGCTGGTCGCTGCCGACCGAGGTGGCGTACGACCGACTGCACGGCGGGTGGCTGGGCCGCGCGGCCGGCTGCCTGCTCGGCAAGCCGGTGGAGAAGATCCCCCGCGAGGGCATCCGGGAGATCCTGGTCGCGACCGACAGGTGGCCGCTGCGCGACTGGTTCACCGCGAAGGGACTCCCGGCCGACGTCGCCGCCCGCTGGCCCTGGAACCGGCGCAGCGCGCCGACCAGCCTCGCCGAGAACATCGACGGGATGCCCGAGGACGACGACCTGAACTACCCGCTGCTGGCCCTGCGGGTGCTGGAGACGCGGGGGCGGAGTTTCACCAGCGCCGACGTGGCGCAGGCGTGGCTGGACTGGCTCCCCGGTGGACGGGTCTTCACCGCCGAGCGGGTCGCGTACCGCAACCTGCTCCTCGGGTACGCGCCGCCGCGCAGCGCCCGCCGGCACAACCCGTTCCGGGAGTGGATCGGCGCGCAGATCCGCACCGACGTGTACGGCTGGGTCAACCCCGGCCGGCCGGACCGCGCCGCCGAGCTGGCGTTGCGCGACGCCGCCGTCAGTCACGTCCGGGGCGGGGTGCACGGGGCGATCTGGGCGGCGGCCCTCTCCGCCGCCGCGCCGGTCGCGGCCACGATCGACGAGGTGCTGGACGCCGCCGAGGCGGTGCTGCCGCCGGGCAGCCGGTTCGCGGCCACGGTCCGCGAGGCCCGCGCCCTCGGCGCGGGGACCGACGACTGGGAGGCGGTCGTCGACGAGTTGTACGCCCGGCACGGCCACCTGCACTGGGTGCACGTGCGTAACAACGCGGCGCTGGTGGCCGCCGCCCTGGCGTACGGCCGGGGGGAGCTGGAGCGGTCCATCACCGCGGTGGTCAGCGGCGGCTGGGACACCGACTCCACCGGCGCGACAGTCGGCGCGGTGACCGGCGCGCTCACCGGTGCGTCCGGGCTGCCGGAGCGCTGGGTGGTGCCGCTGCGCAACCGGCTGGCCAGCAGCATCGGCGGCTTCGACGGGATCGGTTTCGACGAGTTGGCCCGGCGGACCCTCGCCCTGGCGGAACAGGGTGCGACGGAAGGGAGCGCGGCATGA
- a CDS encoding ribokinase, producing MSARVAVVGSSNLDLVVTTSRLPRPGETVLGGNFRTVPGGKGANQAVAAARAGAACDFVGAVGDDEFGSQLRTSLAGAGVDVRGLRTVAGPSGVALIGVDREAENFIVVAPGANGTLTELDADDRATIAAADVLLLQLEVPLTAVTQAADWARADGTTVVLNAAPAATLPTALLDLVDVLVVNEHEAAVVAGISSDDPPVLLDALLELVPRVVLTLGARGAAYADRRGLRVAVPAPQIDAVDTTASGDAFTGALAVGWAERGGAVSEDTVTASLRWACAAGAACAQRPGASTALPDRPAIDALYDATYRGAQ from the coding sequence ATGAGCGCACGCGTGGCGGTGGTGGGCAGCAGCAACCTGGACCTGGTGGTCACGACATCGCGGCTGCCCCGCCCCGGCGAGACGGTGCTCGGCGGGAACTTCCGGACCGTGCCCGGCGGCAAGGGCGCCAACCAGGCGGTCGCCGCCGCACGGGCCGGCGCGGCCTGCGACTTCGTTGGCGCGGTCGGCGACGACGAGTTCGGTTCGCAGCTGCGGACGAGTCTCGCCGGGGCGGGCGTGGACGTGCGGGGTCTGCGGACCGTCGCCGGCCCCTCCGGTGTGGCGTTGATCGGCGTCGACCGGGAGGCGGAGAACTTCATCGTGGTCGCGCCCGGGGCCAACGGCACGTTGACCGAGTTGGACGCCGACGACCGGGCCACGATTGCGGCAGCGGACGTGCTGCTGCTCCAACTGGAGGTGCCGCTGACCGCGGTGACCCAGGCGGCCGACTGGGCCCGGGCCGACGGCACCACTGTGGTGCTGAACGCCGCCCCCGCCGCGACGCTGCCCACCGCACTGCTCGACCTGGTCGACGTGCTGGTGGTCAACGAACACGAGGCCGCCGTCGTGGCCGGGATCTCCTCCGACGACCCGCCGGTGCTGCTCGACGCGCTGCTGGAGCTGGTGCCCCGGGTGGTGCTCACCCTCGGCGCGCGCGGCGCCGCGTACGCCGACCGGCGCGGCCTGCGTGTCGCGGTCCCGGCGCCGCAGATCGACGCGGTCGACACCACCGCCTCGGGTGACGCGTTCACCGGCGCGCTCGCCGTGGGCTGGGCCGAGCGCGGCGGCGCCGTCAGCGAGGACACCGTCACGGCGAGCCTGCGCTGGGCCTGTGCCGCCGGCGCGGCCTGCGCCCAGCGGCCCGGGGCGTCCACCGCCCTGCCCGACCGGCCGGCCATCGACGCCCTCTACGACGCGACCTACCGAGGTGCCCAGTGA
- a CDS encoding SUMF1/EgtB/PvdO family nonheme iron enzyme encodes MSFNPYVPRPIDRPTEVPLGGHADLSTLDEAKIFAAPGDPADWSAWREQITRWRADARERIGYVGEHYDEITGDCFSVCLAWLWDETLYDHERGVFTVDGFLDAAGRDFGGFDGVVLWHAYPVIGLDDRNQFDWYRDVPELADVVRAFQERGVRVFVDYNPWDTGTRREAGTDAEEVAALAGKLGVDGVFLDTLKEGAGELRAALDAVRPGMILEGESRVPLARIADHAMSWAQWFADSEVPGVLRAKWFERRHVLHHTRRWHRDHLDELHSAWLNGVGVLVWESVFGVWVGWNERDRAVLRAMRRVQSSHAAWLRAEDWVPLADHPGHCQVYASRWTHDDQPLWTVVNRGADHDGPWLVVDPSAGRHFVDLVTGVELTVTETADGRLAVGGPLPAGAIAAVAPGVAAAYQHEPPTGDPAFPAREAVRVRTPWAPRLEVPSGMVAVEGGRRDLVVRHRVRETGLYGEAPYVDEWKPLPPRLHHPGTMRRSVKLGRFAIAVREVTHAEYAEFLRASGYRPVRPERFTAGSGPADEPVTGVELSDARAYAEWAGLRLPTEDEWQVAAEAGLLVRREPLVWNLTDSEHSDGRTRFAILKGGAAYRAEGSDWYLDGGPQPADVSVKLLLTGAGLTRSDQVGFRCAADLPETTEVIR; translated from the coding sequence GTGAGCTTCAACCCGTACGTCCCGCGCCCGATCGACCGGCCCACCGAGGTGCCGTTGGGCGGGCACGCCGACCTGAGCACGCTCGACGAGGCGAAGATCTTCGCCGCGCCGGGCGACCCGGCGGACTGGTCGGCCTGGCGGGAGCAGATCACCCGGTGGCGGGCCGACGCCCGGGAGCGGATCGGCTACGTCGGCGAGCACTACGACGAGATCACCGGCGACTGTTTCAGCGTCTGCCTGGCCTGGCTCTGGGACGAGACGCTCTACGACCACGAGCGCGGTGTCTTCACCGTCGACGGGTTCCTCGACGCGGCCGGCCGGGACTTCGGGGGCTTCGACGGGGTGGTGCTGTGGCACGCGTACCCGGTGATCGGCCTGGACGACCGTAACCAGTTCGACTGGTACCGGGACGTGCCGGAGCTGGCCGACGTGGTGCGCGCGTTCCAGGAACGCGGGGTGCGGGTCTTCGTCGACTACAACCCGTGGGACACCGGCACCCGGCGCGAGGCGGGCACCGACGCCGAGGAGGTCGCCGCGCTGGCCGGCAAGCTCGGCGTCGACGGGGTCTTCCTGGACACCCTCAAGGAGGGCGCCGGGGAGCTGCGCGCCGCGCTGGACGCGGTCCGCCCCGGCATGATCCTGGAGGGCGAGAGCCGGGTGCCGTTGGCCCGCATCGCCGACCACGCGATGTCCTGGGCGCAGTGGTTCGCCGACTCCGAGGTGCCCGGTGTGCTGCGGGCCAAGTGGTTCGAGCGGCGGCACGTGCTGCACCACACCCGGCGCTGGCACCGCGACCACCTCGACGAGCTGCACTCCGCCTGGCTCAACGGCGTCGGCGTGCTGGTCTGGGAGAGCGTCTTCGGCGTCTGGGTCGGCTGGAACGAGCGGGACCGGGCGGTGCTGCGGGCGATGCGCCGGGTGCAGAGCAGCCACGCCGCGTGGTTGCGCGCCGAGGACTGGGTGCCGCTCGCCGACCACCCCGGCCACTGCCAGGTGTACGCGTCCCGCTGGACGCACGACGACCAACCCCTGTGGACGGTGGTGAACCGGGGCGCGGACCACGACGGCCCGTGGCTGGTCGTCGACCCGAGCGCCGGGCGACACTTCGTCGACCTGGTCACCGGTGTCGAGCTGACCGTCACCGAGACCGCCGACGGTCGGCTCGCGGTGGGCGGCCCACTCCCGGCCGGGGCGATCGCGGCCGTCGCGCCCGGTGTCGCCGCCGCCTACCAGCACGAGCCGCCGACCGGCGACCCGGCCTTCCCGGCCCGTGAGGCGGTACGCGTGCGCACCCCGTGGGCGCCCCGGTTGGAGGTGCCGTCGGGCATGGTCGCCGTCGAGGGCGGCCGACGGGACCTCGTCGTCCGGCACCGGGTGCGGGAGACCGGGCTGTACGGCGAGGCGCCCTACGTCGACGAGTGGAAGCCGCTGCCGCCCCGACTGCACCACCCCGGCACCATGCGACGCAGCGTGAAACTCGGCCGGTTCGCCATCGCCGTGCGCGAGGTCACCCACGCCGAGTACGCCGAGTTCCTGCGCGCCAGCGGCTACCGCCCGGTGCGCCCCGAACGGTTCACGGCGGGCAGCGGACCGGCCGACGAGCCGGTGACCGGTGTGGAGTTGTCCGACGCGCGCGCGTACGCCGAGTGGGCCGGACTGCGACTGCCCACCGAGGACGAGTGGCAGGTCGCCGCCGAGGCGGGGCTGCTCGTCCGGCGCGAACCGCTGGTGTGGAACCTGACCGACAGCGAGCACTCCGACGGCCGAACCCGTTTCGCCATCCTCAAGGGTGGTGCCGCCTACCGGGCGGAGGGCTCCGACTGGTACCTCGACGGCGGCCCGCAACCGGCGGACGTCTCGGTGAAGCTGCTGCTCACCGGCGCCGGTCTCACCCGCTCCGACCAGGTCGGTTTCCGCTGCGCGGCCGACCTTCCCGAGACGACGGAGGTGATCCGGTGA
- a CDS encoding CaiB/BaiF CoA transferase family protein → MTAPLDGVKVVDLATLFAGPLAAAFLGDFGADVIKVEHPVKPDPSRGHGPARDGVGLWWKVLGRNKRTVTLNLSDPDGAALLRRLLADADVLVENFRPGTLERWGLGPAELHAVNPRLVITRISGFGQVGPYARRPGFGTLAEAMSGFAAATGEPDGPPTLPPFGLADSVTALAAAYAVMLALRARDVTGTGQVVDLAIIEPIMAMLGPQITWYDQIGYVQPRLGNRSNNNAPRNTYRCADGRWVAVSTSAQSIAERVLRLVGRPELVDEPWFATGSGRAAHADELDSAVGAWVAQRDRDEVVAAFEEAQAAVAPVYDVRDILADPQYAALGTVRTVPDEELGEVRMQNVPFRLTETPGEIRHAGRRHGQDTDAVFGALGLTDEELAALRERGVL, encoded by the coding sequence GTGACCGCACCGCTGGACGGTGTCAAGGTCGTCGACCTGGCCACCCTGTTCGCCGGCCCACTCGCGGCGGCGTTCCTCGGTGACTTCGGCGCCGACGTGATCAAGGTGGAGCATCCGGTCAAGCCGGACCCGTCGCGGGGACACGGCCCGGCCCGCGACGGCGTGGGGCTCTGGTGGAAGGTCCTCGGCCGCAACAAGCGCACCGTGACCCTCAACCTGTCCGACCCGGACGGCGCCGCGTTGCTGCGCCGGCTGCTCGCCGACGCCGATGTGCTGGTGGAGAATTTCCGCCCCGGCACCCTGGAGCGGTGGGGGCTCGGCCCGGCCGAGCTGCACGCCGTCAACCCCCGGCTGGTGATCACCCGGATCAGCGGCTTCGGGCAGGTCGGCCCGTACGCTCGCCGGCCCGGGTTCGGCACGCTCGCCGAGGCGATGAGCGGTTTCGCGGCGGCCACCGGCGAACCGGACGGCCCGCCCACCCTGCCACCGTTCGGGCTGGCCGACTCGGTCACCGCGCTCGCCGCCGCGTACGCCGTGATGCTGGCCCTGCGGGCCCGGGACGTCACCGGCACCGGGCAGGTCGTGGACCTCGCCATCATCGAGCCGATCATGGCGATGCTCGGGCCGCAGATCACCTGGTACGACCAGATCGGCTACGTCCAGCCCCGGCTGGGGAACCGCTCCAACAACAACGCCCCACGCAACACCTACCGGTGCGCGGACGGCCGTTGGGTGGCGGTCTCCACCAGCGCGCAGAGCATCGCCGAGCGGGTGCTGCGGCTGGTGGGCCGACCCGAGCTCGTCGACGAGCCGTGGTTCGCCACCGGCAGCGGCCGGGCCGCGCACGCCGACGAGTTGGACTCCGCGGTGGGCGCCTGGGTCGCCCAACGGGACCGCGACGAGGTGGTGGCCGCGTTCGAGGAGGCGCAGGCGGCCGTCGCGCCCGTCTACGACGTACGGGACATCCTCGCCGACCCGCAGTACGCGGCGCTCGGCACCGTACGCACCGTGCCGGACGAGGAGTTGGGCGAGGTGCGGATGCAGAACGTGCCGTTCCGGCTCACCGAGACGCCGGGCGAGATCCGGCACGCCGGACGGCGACACGGTCAGGACACCGACGCGGTGTTCGGGGCGCTCGGCCTGACCGACGAGGAGTTGGCGGCGCTGCGCGAACGGGGCGTGCTCTGA
- a CDS encoding HpcH/HpaI aldolase/citrate lyase family protein has translation MLLSWLYVPGDRPDRFAKAVASGADAVILDLEDAVVAGRKAYARDAVAEFLADRHPVPVQVRVNELTGPDVDADLTAVAGRPGLTGLRLPKVESAATVTALGERIDVPLHLLIESAVGLESAYPIAAAHPAVASIGLGEADLRSDLGVSDDDGLLWARGRVVVAARAAGLTPPAMAVYADVVDLDGLSASCAVGRRLGFLGRTAIHPRQLPVIVEAFRPAEQEVARAAELLAAVADAELRDSGTVVLPDGRFADRAMVAAAQRVVDLAARYAA, from the coding sequence ATGCTGCTGAGCTGGCTCTACGTGCCCGGTGACCGCCCGGACCGGTTCGCCAAGGCGGTCGCCTCGGGTGCCGACGCGGTCATCCTCGACCTGGAGGACGCCGTGGTCGCCGGGCGCAAGGCGTACGCCCGGGACGCCGTCGCCGAGTTCCTCGCCGACAGGCACCCCGTGCCCGTGCAGGTCCGGGTCAACGAGCTGACCGGCCCGGACGTCGACGCCGACCTGACGGCGGTGGCCGGCCGGCCCGGGTTGACCGGCCTACGACTGCCGAAGGTCGAGTCGGCCGCGACGGTGACGGCCCTCGGGGAGCGCATCGACGTACCCCTGCACCTGTTGATCGAGTCGGCGGTCGGGCTGGAGTCCGCGTACCCTATCGCCGCAGCCCACCCCGCGGTGGCCTCGATCGGCCTCGGTGAGGCCGACCTGCGCTCCGACCTGGGGGTGAGTGACGACGACGGGCTGCTCTGGGCGCGCGGCCGGGTGGTGGTCGCGGCCCGCGCGGCCGGCCTGACCCCACCGGCCATGGCGGTGTACGCCGACGTGGTGGACCTCGACGGTCTGTCCGCGTCGTGCGCGGTCGGGCGGCGGCTCGGGTTCCTCGGCCGCACGGCGATCCACCCGCGCCAGCTCCCGGTGATCGTCGAGGCCTTCCGTCCGGCCGAGCAGGAGGTGGCCCGCGCCGCCGAACTGCTGGCCGCGGTGGCGGACGCGGAGCTGCGGGACTCGGGGACGGTGGTCCTGCCCGACGGACGGTTCGCGGACCGGGCGATGGTGGCCGCCGCCCAGCGTGTCGTCGACCTGGCCGCGCGCTACGCCGCCTGA